A section of the Malania oleifera isolate guangnan ecotype guangnan chromosome 2, ASM2987363v1, whole genome shotgun sequence genome encodes:
- the LOC131148989 gene encoding uncharacterized protein LOC131148989 isoform X1 has translation MNLPAKVLEILPLIKACYPPFLSGVTNFRFVHFMHQHQRFGRNFPIKMACNVENFDLGIESKLGLVRPALKVYANDAIEALKAGKVIAVPTDTLYGFACDACSLGAVSRIYEIKGRKHTSPLAICVGDVSDINRFAVTDHLPHGLLDSLLPGPVTVVLRRGESSILEKSLNPGLDSIGVRVPENNFIRIIARGSRSALALTSANLSGQPSSVCAKDFENLWEQCAYVFDGGVLPSGKAGSTVVDLTQLGKYKILRPGCACKETVAILEKHSLMEEAT, from the exons atgaatcTTCCAGCAAAGGTCCTTGAGATATTGCCTCTCATCAAGGCTTGTTACCCTCCTTTCCTCTCAG GTGTCACCAACTTCAGGTTTGTACATTTTATGCACCAGCATCAGAGGTTTGGAAGGAATTTCCCCATAAAAATGGCCTGCAATGTGGAAAATTTTGACTTGGGCATAGAAAGTAAGCTGGGGCTGGTTCGACCGGCCCTAAAAGTTTATGCTAATGATGCAATTGAAGCTCTCAAGGCTGGAAAAGTTATTGCAGTGCCGACAGATACACTATATGGGTTTGCTTGTGATGCTTG TTCTCTTGGAGCAGTTAGCCGGATTTATGAGATCAAAGGGCGCAAACATACCAGTCCTCTTGCGATATGTGTTGGGGATGTATCGGACATAAATCGCTTTGCTGTTACAGACCATTTGCCCCATGGATTGCTCGACTCTCTCCTCCCAGGACCTGTTACTGTTGTGCTCAGACGAG GGGAGTCAAGCATTCTTGAGAAGTCACTTAACCCAGGATTGGATAGTATAGGAGTCCGGGTGCCTGAAAATAACTTTATTAGAATCATCGCTCGTGGTTCTAGAAGTGCCCTGGCCCTTACAAGTGCAAACCTAAGTGGGCAGCCTAGTAGTGTTTGTGCCAAAGATTTTGAGAACCTTTGGGAACAATGTGCATACGTTTTTGACGGTGGTGTGCTGCCATCAGGGAAAGCTGGTTCAACGGTTGTGGACCTCACCCAGCTAGGAAAGTACAAGATCCTTAGGCCCGGGTG TGCCTGTAAAGAAACTGTTGCAATCCTGGAAAAGCACTCTCTAATGGAAGAAGCAACTTAA
- the LOC131148989 gene encoding uncharacterized protein LOC131148989 isoform X2, whose protein sequence is MNLPAKVLEILPLIKACYPPFLSGVTNFRFVHFMHQHQRFGRNFPIKMACNVENFDLGIESKLGLVRPALKVYANDAIEALKAGKVIAVPTDTLYGFACDACSLGAVSRIYEIKGRKHTSPLAICVGDVSDINRFAVTDHLPHGLLDSLLPGPVTVVLRRGESSILEKSLNPGLDSIGVRVPENNFIRIIARGSRSALALTSANLSGQPSSVCAKDFENLWEQCAYVFDGGVLPSGKAGSTVVDLTQLGKYKILRPGACKETVAILEKHSLMEEAT, encoded by the exons atgaatcTTCCAGCAAAGGTCCTTGAGATATTGCCTCTCATCAAGGCTTGTTACCCTCCTTTCCTCTCAG GTGTCACCAACTTCAGGTTTGTACATTTTATGCACCAGCATCAGAGGTTTGGAAGGAATTTCCCCATAAAAATGGCCTGCAATGTGGAAAATTTTGACTTGGGCATAGAAAGTAAGCTGGGGCTGGTTCGACCGGCCCTAAAAGTTTATGCTAATGATGCAATTGAAGCTCTCAAGGCTGGAAAAGTTATTGCAGTGCCGACAGATACACTATATGGGTTTGCTTGTGATGCTTG TTCTCTTGGAGCAGTTAGCCGGATTTATGAGATCAAAGGGCGCAAACATACCAGTCCTCTTGCGATATGTGTTGGGGATGTATCGGACATAAATCGCTTTGCTGTTACAGACCATTTGCCCCATGGATTGCTCGACTCTCTCCTCCCAGGACCTGTTACTGTTGTGCTCAGACGAG GGGAGTCAAGCATTCTTGAGAAGTCACTTAACCCAGGATTGGATAGTATAGGAGTCCGGGTGCCTGAAAATAACTTTATTAGAATCATCGCTCGTGGTTCTAGAAGTGCCCTGGCCCTTACAAGTGCAAACCTAAGTGGGCAGCCTAGTAGTGTTTGTGCCAAAGATTTTGAGAACCTTTGGGAACAATGTGCATACGTTTTTGACGGTGGTGTGCTGCCATCAGGGAAAGCTGGTTCAACGGTTGTGGACCTCACCCAGCTAGGAAAGTACAAGATCCTTAGGCCCGG TGCCTGTAAAGAAACTGTTGCAATCCTGGAAAAGCACTCTCTAATGGAAGAAGCAACTTAA
- the LOC131148989 gene encoding uncharacterized protein LOC131148989 isoform X3, translating into MHQHQRFGRNFPIKMACNVENFDLGIESKLGLVRPALKVYANDAIEALKAGKVIAVPTDTLYGFACDACSLGAVSRIYEIKGRKHTSPLAICVGDVSDINRFAVTDHLPHGLLDSLLPGPVTVVLRRGESSILEKSLNPGLDSIGVRVPENNFIRIIARGSRSALALTSANLSGQPSSVCAKDFENLWEQCAYVFDGGVLPSGKAGSTVVDLTQLGKYKILRPGCACKETVAILEKHSLMEEAT; encoded by the exons ATGCACCAGCATCAGAGGTTTGGAAGGAATTTCCCCATAAAAATGGCCTGCAATGTGGAAAATTTTGACTTGGGCATAGAAAGTAAGCTGGGGCTGGTTCGACCGGCCCTAAAAGTTTATGCTAATGATGCAATTGAAGCTCTCAAGGCTGGAAAAGTTATTGCAGTGCCGACAGATACACTATATGGGTTTGCTTGTGATGCTTG TTCTCTTGGAGCAGTTAGCCGGATTTATGAGATCAAAGGGCGCAAACATACCAGTCCTCTTGCGATATGTGTTGGGGATGTATCGGACATAAATCGCTTTGCTGTTACAGACCATTTGCCCCATGGATTGCTCGACTCTCTCCTCCCAGGACCTGTTACTGTTGTGCTCAGACGAG GGGAGTCAAGCATTCTTGAGAAGTCACTTAACCCAGGATTGGATAGTATAGGAGTCCGGGTGCCTGAAAATAACTTTATTAGAATCATCGCTCGTGGTTCTAGAAGTGCCCTGGCCCTTACAAGTGCAAACCTAAGTGGGCAGCCTAGTAGTGTTTGTGCCAAAGATTTTGAGAACCTTTGGGAACAATGTGCATACGTTTTTGACGGTGGTGTGCTGCCATCAGGGAAAGCTGGTTCAACGGTTGTGGACCTCACCCAGCTAGGAAAGTACAAGATCCTTAGGCCCGGGTG TGCCTGTAAAGAAACTGTTGCAATCCTGGAAAAGCACTCTCTAATGGAAGAAGCAACTTAA